The sequence below is a genomic window from Sorangiineae bacterium MSr12523.
TCTGCAACAGCAACGCAGTACCGAGCTTAAGACGGCCGTTCGCAAAAGCTTTTCGATATATATAATTACGAAAGTCACGGGCGAGCGTGTAATCTACATCGCCCCACCAACTCACTACCACGCGAGCCTCATCAAGTCTCTTTTGACCCATCTGAATACAAAAATGCGCGCTCGCCAGAGCTCCCGTTGACGCCAAACACTACCCCGTTGTCGGGAACTTCCGACTCCTCGCTGTCGGCCTGCTCTAGATAGAACTCGACCAATGCGGAGGGCTTCGGGCTAGCGTCGTCCGCTGGCTTCAATACACCATCTCGCTCACCAAATTCGCGCAGAGATCCGAGATACATTTCTGGTAACGGAAACCCCACGAGCTGTACCAGCCGTTCGATATCCTTCGGGTCGGCGCCCATTCGATCGCTGGCGACATCTCGACCGACGATCTGCTCAAAGAACGCGATGAAGTCGCTAATATCGTCACTTCGCTCTGTTGCAATCATACAAACACCTCGAACGAGAAGAAGGAGTGCGGCGGTGAGGTACTTTCGCCCGCGGCTTTCGCTGCAGCCGGTTCAGAGCATTGACCTTTCTCGGACGCGCCGTCCTTTCACCAGGAGGCTTATGCTGCTTCTTCTGCTGATTGAGATGATATTCGACTTGCGTGGCTTGTTTCGTACGATCTGGATCTTTGCCGAGAAACCAAAAGATACCCTGCCCTGGGCGTGCTCAATTACGGTCACGTTTCGCTTTCGCTGTATTGCGGGTTGAACTTCGGCGATCGCTAGCATCGGCATCTTGTTGTCGGTCGCGGCCACGAAAACAATACGTATCACTTTGCCGGGAGAGCGCAGCTGGAACGATCGGTCAAGGTGGAGTATCCAAGTAATTGATGGCAAGCATAAGATTGGTTACTCCGTCAACCCAAGCCTCTGCATCAACAGCACCTTTGCTTGATCTCGTAGCGCGCCATCGGGAAAGCTGCCATATCTCCGGCGATAAAGCATATCAAGGCCACGGGAGATCATTCATCTACTGCGAGAGCCGCGGTCCGCTGGTGTAATTAGGCCGAGTTCGGCGCCAAACTTCGCAGCGATGGGCTCGAGTTCGTTCAGGTTGTTCCCATACAGACGAATCCCTATCGGGGCATCATCCGTTTGGAGTATTTGCACGGCGCCGACTTTATGCTCGCCGCAAAATGCAACTGAATCCGAAAAACGCTCGCGCTGAAAGCCGAGTCTTTCGGCAAGCTCGCTCGCGGATGCGAGTAGCCTTCTGCGTCCGAGGTCCTTCTCCGGCCCGATGTTCAACTCGTGAGAAAATTGCCGACCCCGAAATTTTTGGAACGCGGTACGGAACAACAGTTTCTCGAGAGAATCTGCCCACGGCTGATAGAGATGATCCTCCGTGAAGTACACCCGGGGCTCGTCGTCACCGACACAGTGCAAGCTGACGTCCATTACCTGAGAATAGGCGCCAATGACGATGCAGTTCGGCGGAATGGTTCGTTCTCCGGGAACGATATAATTTCGATAATAATCAATTATACCATCAACAGCCATGGTAGCGTCTTCGGCGGCGGAAAGGCCTACATCATCCTGCCCCATACGACTCAGAAATTCCTTGTAGTACGCAGGCAATGGCCGGCCAACCAAACGTTCGAGCTCCGCGAGCTGAAGTGGGGTAGCCCCCCGAATACTAGCAGCGAACACGGGATTGTAAGCGGATGCGTATGCGATAAATTCTTCGATCATCGGATTCTTCCGGCGGCTTTGGCAACTCGCGAACGGGAGATCTGTCCGTTCTGCTGCATTTCGTCGAGAAGGCTGGATGTCGCGTTCGGGCATGGTGCTGCCCAAGACAGGAAATCAACGGACACCCATGTTACCGAACAATTTCGTCGAAGTGCTTGCGAAACTTCGTTTCAAGCAATTCCAACTCGGCCCGATCTGTCCCATCGATGCGAATTCCAAGGCCGGGCTCCTGCTCATACTCCACCATACTGATGGCGGCGTTCGTCGTTTCGCCGCAGAACCTCACGGAATCCGAGAACCATTGGCGCTGAAATCCCATACGTTCGGCAAATTCGCCTGCGGGTTTCAGTAGCTTGGGAATGTCCTCTCCCATAGGAGCACCAAGTGAAACCGTGTGTGGGTACAATGGCATGCGGTATTTTCGAAAGGCGTACTGAAACAGCAGCTTTTCCAAGCTTTCTGCATACAGTTGATAGAGAGTATCCGCCTCCGTGTGATAGACGGTTGGTTCGCTCCCACCACCGCAGTAAAGACACACGTCGAACACGACTGGATTTGCAATAATGATGCAGTCGGGTGGCACTACAAGAGGGTCACTCGAGCTGGCGGAGTCCGTGTAATACCTGATCAGATTTTCAATCTTTATGGCCCCATCATCTACGGGTTTCAGGCCCGCATCGTCATGGCCCATGCGTATCAGATATCTCCGGTAGTATTCTGGCAAAGGACGGCCGACGAGAGTCTCCGCATGTTGAATCTCGGCAGGAGAAGCGCCCCTGATCGAATGCTCGAACGTAGGATTGTATGATGATGCGTACGCGATGAATTTTTCGATCATAACCAGACTCCTCACAATATTGGCTTATCTTGGCCCATAATTACCCGTCCGCGGTCGCCGCAGCTCTCACACGGGCACATCGCCTGCTGCGAGGGATCGCGCGAATCGGCGTACTCGGGCTTGAATTTCTTCTCGCCTGGTCGTGGAACAGAGACCGTACCCATCGATTCAGGGGGGGAATCAGGATGTCGCATTGCAGCGTCACCCGCCCGCGGCTCGGCGCAGCTAGGACGCGCGAGATCGCCGTTGTCGGCCCTCTTGCCAAGATCTGTTCGGAACTGCTCTTTTCCGATTCTCGCCCCCGTTATCGTCCCGTCTCGTTTCATATTTGCAAGCTCAGGCTCGATTGCGGCTCGAGCAGCTCGTTGGCCTGCTACGCTTCCGGACATTCCCACGCTGACGCTTCCATCCTTATGGCGTATGACGCAAACAGCACCGGGCGGGTGCGTTAGGTTGGCGTTTCGGAGCGCACCGGCGAGGCGGGACGCCATCGCGACCGTCGCGGGATCGTACGGTGGGTAGCCATCTAACTCTTGCCGCCTCGGACGCTTTGGCGCCTTTGCATCCGGAGCATTCTCCGTTTGGGAGCTCTCCTTAACGGGGGGCGTCTGCTGCTGATTTGGATCCTTTGGATCGGGACACGGATTGCTGCTTAGCCCCTGCACGTCGACGTGGCGGAGCGGGTTGCCCGATGCATAGGCGTGGAGGTTGAAGCCGCCGCGGATGCCCTGTGGGTCGGACTCGAGAAAGAGGCCGAGCTCGGGGCTGTAATAACGGAAACGGACGTAATGGAGCCCTGTAGGGGCGTCGAAGTAGTGGCCGGGCCAACGCAGGGGCTGGTGAAAGTCTTGGCCGATTTCGATGTGGGCGGTGCCGTAAGCTTCGTAGCGAGCGCGCCAGACGACGTTGCCGGTGTCGTCTTGGATGACCTCGGGGGTCCCCAGGTGATTGGCGAATATGAAGTAACGGGTGCCGCTCTTGGGGTCGGCGTCGACGCTTGCGTAGTCGACGAACATCATCGGGACCAAGGCCAGGTCGTCGATGTAGATGTAAATGCGTAGACGCTTGTCAGGCAGGATTTCGGCGGCGAGGCGGTCGGAGTCCCAATAGAAGCTCGTGGATTTGCCGTTGAATGTGCTCTCGATACGGCGACCGAGCATGTCGTATCGAGCGGACCATTGCCCAAAACCTGGTCCGGTCATGGAAACGAGCTGATCGCGCGCGTCGTGCGTCAGTCGAAATGTGCCGGAAGGAGTGTGACGGGCGCAAAGCGCGTCGCGATGATCGTATTCCAGGCGGCTGCCGTTGGCGTCGTAGAGCTTTTGGCCACTCACGGTGGCGCCGCGGAGGGTCGGCGATTCGAGGAGCGTGCCGCCGTGCGAGTACTTGAAAGCGTGCGTTTCGCCGCTTGGAAGGGTTTCACCGACGAGTCGATGCGCCGCATCGTATGAGAAACGATGGATGCCGCGGGCGCTATCGTGGATAGCGTGGACGTCCCCTTCGGAGGAGCGTTCGTAGAAGCGCGACCAGCGTTGCTCTTGCTGAGTATAAGCGATCTTGGCGAGACAGTAGCCATTGGGATGATACTGACTCACCTCCGTCATGCCGTTCGACATTCTGCGACGGAGGACACCACCGTGGCATGTTTGCACGGTATGCTGCGCGCCGGTGGGGTCGATGACCTGTACGGTGTTGCGCTGATTTCGTGAATAACGGGTTAGGAACTTTCCGAGTACCCGAATTTCTGCGAGCTGATCCGAGACGAAGCGTCGCTCGACGCCGACAGCGTTGCGGTGGTCGCGCGTGCGACGACCCCAAATGTCGTAGTCGAAACCGTAGGTATCTTTCTTCCCGTCCGGGCTCTCGGCAGTGCCCCGCGACAGACGGCGCGCGGTGTCGTAGACCAGCTCGTGCCGCTCGCCGGTCGCCGTCTGGAGCTTGACGAGCCGTCCCTCATCTTCACGTTGGAAGCGAAGGAGCCACTTTCCACGGCCGTCGACCTTCTCCACTAGTTCGTTGCTGGCGTCGTATGCGTAAGTTTCACGAACGACACCATTTCGACGGACACCCGTGAGCCGATTTTTCAGATCATACGCGTACTCGCTCGTCATGCCGCTCGGGTCGGCGACGCGGGAGATCAAGAGACGGGGTGAATGGGTCAACTCGGTCGTGATACCGAGTGGATTCGTTATCTGATGAATGCGATTCCAGGAGGTAAAAGTCCAACGCCATGACGAACCGTCGGCATCGGTGAATCGCGTTCGATTCGCGGACTCATCGTATGACCAAGAGCGACGTGTACCGTCGAGTCGTTCGGTCCTTAGTGGCAGTCCTTGCAAATCCTGGACGGGGGTTTCCTTCCATCGCTCTGCGAAGTCCACGGACATTTGTCCGGTTGGTGGGGGCGTCAACGCATTAACAACGTGCGCCGGAAGCCGATCGACTTCGAGGTAACGTCGAATTGGTAATCCGTGCTCCTCAGGCAGAAGGGCGCCATATTCCCACTCACGAGCATTGACCGCGATGTACGCGTCCGGCTCGCTGGGGGATTCTCCCATCGCCCAGATGTGCCCAACAGAATCGCGGCGGCCGACGCCCTTGCCGGTGTGATCGCGCACAATCTCGAAACGGCGGCCCGCTTCGTCGGTTTCGGCGCAAAGTTGGCCGGCGTCGTCGAGTTCGCGGCGGTGTTCGCCGCCGTAGGGGTCGATGATTCGGGAGAGATAGCCGTCGTGGTGCTCGTAGACCCATTCGCCGCCGTCGGCGAGGGTGACGATGGTGGCGCCTTCGAGGTATTCGAGTTTGACTTCTTCGACGCCGTCTTCGGCGGTGGAGTGGACGCAGCGGCCGCGGCTGTCGTAGGAATAATGGAAGGAGTAGCCGCGGCGGTCGACCAATTTGGTCATTCGCGAGTGTTGGTCGTAGGCGAATGAGAAGGTGTTTCGGTATCGGTCGGTGCCGCCTAGTAAATGGCCGTGGGCGTCGTAGTGGTAGGAGAGGAGGAATTCCTCGTTGGGGGTCGACGGCGACGGTAATAAGGTGAATTGGGCGATGTGCGGGCGGGGGCGGCCCGTTCGGGGGTCGGGGATGGAGACCCAGTCGATTCGGGTGGTGCGGCCTAGGGAATCGACGACCGAGGTGAGGAGGCCGGTGGTGCCGTCGTAGAAAAGGCGGGTGGTGCCCTTTTCGTGGGAGATGGCGGCGAGGCGGGCGGGCCAGTCGGGGCGCCATAGTTCGAATTCGAGGATGCCCTGGTCTTCGTCGGGAAGGTGGACTCGGTACCAGTTCGATTGGACGCGCTCGAGTTGGTAGCCGTAGCGCGCAACGCGGGTGCCGTCGCGCTCCAACATTGGGAAGGAGATGCGGCGGCCGTCGGCGGAGACGTAACCGACGGTGTTGTTGTACGTGAATCGGAGTTCGTGGTCGAAGTCGTGGCGGTGGCCCCAGCCGAGGCCGCGGTTTTCGTCGTGATTTGCGCTGCTGTAGTGGCGGACGAATTCGAATGCGAATGGCGCTTCGAGGCGGAAGTCGAATGTCGAGTCGGTGAGGGCTCCGGTGATGACGTCGACGGGGTCGCCGACGAAGCGCGCTGCGTCTTCACGCCGAGTACGATTCGCGCAGCCCATGTTTCGCCCCTCGCCTGCCGCGTAATGGTGTTACGTGCCCGCGCAGCCGTTGTGGCTGCGCGGGCGACGATTGCGCTATTGCGCCTGCAGGATCACCGCCGCTCGGGCGATGCCATCGGGGCCGTCGTTGCCGTCTTCGCCGGGTTTGCCGTTCGAGACGGCGTCGCCTTTCGTGCCCTTTACTCCGTGATTGTTGTTCGGGGCCGTGGTGGTCCAGCCGGGCTGGCTCGCGATTTCGGCCGTTACAGCCTTGCCGTCGATCTCGGGAGCAGCGCTTGGGTCGCCACCATACGCGAGTCCGATCGATGATCCACCGGCTCCGCCGTTGCCTCCGGCGCCGCCACCTCCGTGGCCACCAGGCCCACCGCCGCATCCGCCCCCGAGGGGACGACTGCCTCCACCACCCTCTTGCCCTTTTTGGCCTTTGCCTCCGTGACCGCCTTTTCCGGGCGCAGCTGCGGCCAATTTCGACTGAAACAAATGAACCTTCGTTTTGTAGACCAGCAACGCGATGGAGGAGCCGCCGGCCTGCGCCCCTGCTCCGCCTTGTCCACCGCACCCACCGGCGCCACCACCACCACCGCCCGACGTCCCGACCTGGCCGCCACCACCGCCGCCGCCTTGCGCGGTCTGACCGTCGCCGCCCTTGAGACCGTCCACCCCGTGGTAGCCGTCTTGCGCAACGGTGCCGAGAGGACCAGTGACGGGGGTCTTGGCCCCACCGACACCAAGCGATCCGTTGCGAGCGCCGGGAACGCTCGTGCAAACGTCGCCAGAGGCTAGACCTTGTCCCCCAACGCCATTGAAGTTGTCATTCGGATTCGGGGGTTGGATCTGTGGCAGACCAATCCCACCATCCCCACCGCGCGCAGCACCGGTCTCGCCTTTATCTCCACCAGGAGCACCGACACTCCGATTGTTCCCCGCCTTGAGCGCAGAACAATCATTCGGCTGCTCCCCGCCCGGCGCTCCGGCATCGGCGTCGATTCCGTCCTTTGCCGGCGCAGGATCCGTAATCTTCGGCTCATCCTTCGGATCGCCATCTTTGCCTGCGCCCGCGGTGAACGTGACCCGTTTGAATGTCACGTCCGAGGACTGTGTCACCCAGCCGGCGATGCTATTTCCGCCCGCGGCTGTCGCGTCTTTCGACGTGAACGACATATCCATCAGGGTGATCGCTTCCGATACGGCTTGTATGGTGAGTGCGGGGGTGCCCACGGCCGAGGGGGCGATGTTCGTTGCCAAGGGGGCGTTCTTGGGAACTGTCCAGTTGCCGCCGCTGCAATCGAATCCGCCGAAGATGCTCACGCGGTGGTTGATGGTGACGGCTTCTTCGTAATTGCCACCGCATACGTAGATGCGAGGACGGACACCCACTTTGTCCAAGGCGGCCCTGAGCGTGGAGATGGGGCTCGTTTTCGTGCCGGCGCCGCCTTCGCTGCCGCCTTTGTCTTTCGGGGCGACGAAGAGGGCTACGCTTTCGTCGACGCAGGGCAAGCTATCGCCCGGATCGGCCGCCGGAATGCAGCCGGCGGGCCACTGTTGAGGATTGCTGTCGAACCCCGCGTCCCGCCCGCCCCCGCAGCCATTCGCGCTGAAGGTGCAATCTTCCGAGGTGTCGCAGGCGATGAAGGAAGCAGCGGCGATGCCAGCGACTGCGATCAACGATGAAGCAACGTACCAAGCTCTCATGACTACCCTCTTGCAACGAAAAGCAAATTTGGAATTCCCGCTCGCGGTGGCCCCGCGTTCGCGCGTGGGGCCATTCCCATTAGAAGCGCCCGGTGAGGCCCATTCCCGCTGTGTTGGGAGAGATCAGCGGGGTGATGCGAGCCGATGGCTCTTTGTTCGACTTCGACGGCCAGACGAAGAAGAGAACGCCGGCTCCGACGAGCGACGCCGCACCAACGCCCAGCGAGATGCGCGATAGGGTGAGGCGGCTCGAATGGTCGTCCTTCAATGTCTGCAACCGGCCATTGCAATCGCCCAGGCCCGTGGTGCAGGAGCCGTTCGACCCGTGAAGGTCGTCGGCGTCTTTCTTCGCGCTGTCGGCGCTCGAATTGAAGATGACCGCGCCCACGCCGCCGGCGATGCCGATGGCAGCCAGTCCGATGGTGGTCGCGAGGCAGGCGCCCGATTTCGGGCAGGCAAGACCACCGGATTTTTCCGGGGGCGGCTCCGGCGGCGGCGGCGCGACAGGGGCGATGACCGGCGGGGGCGCTGCGACCGGTTCGGGGGCGCTTTCGGCGAAGGTGACGCGGGTGACCTCACCGACTTTGACGTTCACCGCGCGCTCTTTGCGCTGGGCGGCCGTCTCCATGGCCACGGTGTGGCCGCCTCCGTCCAATTCGACGACGTCGTCCACCGCATATGCGGTCGGGAACGGCTTGCCATCGATGAAAAGACGCGCACCTTGGGGCGCCTCGATTTTCACGGAGCCGAGCTTTTTGCGTGCATCTTCGAGCTTTTGCCGCGCCGCATCCTTCTTCTGCGCCGTCGCCGCAGGATCCGTGGAGACGAGGTAGACATGAATGTTGCGCGCAGCCTCGAGATTCCGGCCCAATTCCAACTCGGTCAGAATGAGATTCCAGAGGATCTTCGGGCTGGGATAAATGGCATATGCTTGCGTAAACGCGCTCAGGGCGCCGTTCATATCGCCGGCGTTGTAGCGCTTGATGCCCTCTTCCTGCCGGACCTGCGCATCGGCGCGCGGATCGGCGGCATGGGAGCTGGGAGCGTAACCAAGGAGTGCACAAGCCAGGGAGGCAGCGGTGAGCGAGTACCTGAATCGTTGCATGGGCGGCTAAGCGGCGAAGGGTGGCGTTGACGTTGGTTAGGTGGCGGGCACGAAGCCTGTCGTGTGGGCCGCAGACTAGCGCATTTCCGCCGCCTCGGGCGATGGGAAGAGGCGCCGCCCCGGAGCACCGCGAACCACGGAAACCCGCGGGAAAACCTGCGCAAGAGTGGCGTCCGGACATCCGGGTCCCGGGTGCCCCGCCTGCGCGAACGCCGCGACGCAGCCGATGTGCCGCATTGTGGCCACGGGCGGGCTCAAGCGCGGCGGGGGTTTGGGCGGGAGCCCGCCGGACGTCCTTTGCCGACGCATCGAAGAGACTCGGCACGCGGCGGATCCGAGAAGCCATACCGAGTCTCGGTCAGCTCTCATTATGTACCGTGAGCCCTCGCCGTAACAACGTCGCTCGCTGGCGCAATCAATTTACCTTCGGAAGACTTTCGTAGTGTTCGACTCTCCAACCGACATGACGATTTCGCCAGCAGGACCATGGATGCATTCCAAGGACGGCGTTCACCGCGTCAGAAGCAACAGTGCCTCGCGCAAGACGCCCTCGATCGAGGGTGGCCGCCCGTGTGGGCGTTTCTCGATGATGCCAAGTGCGTGGCGCACCTGGTGCACTTTGAATCCCATGCCGATCAGTGCGCGGAGCGCTATGTCGGATTCGTGAACGCGCTGGCGCGGGTGCTCAGCTTTTCTCTTGTCGATGAAGTTGCGACCGAAGTCGCGTTCGGCCGACCACCCGTTGTGACGTTTGCAACGAACTCGAATGTTGCTCGCCTCGTCGGAGCCGCCGCGGGCGCGGGGTTTTCGGTGGTCGAGCTCGAGGAATGTCCGCGATTCGCAACGTTGGCCGGTTTCGTCGACGAAGGTGCATTGCATGCCGTCGCGCTCGAATACCTTGCGGCGAACGGCTCTCCTTACGTAGCCTGGTCGCGTACTCTGACCAGGAGGTGCGGTAACGGGACGCTCCGTTTTACCGAGTCGTGACTTCTCGAGAGTGGCAATGAGCAAATCGAGCGCTCGTTCCACGAGGACCGAGAGTTCGCCGCTTGGGTTCGCGTGGCGCATCAGGTTCGTGGTATGTTCGATTTTCTCTTTCAGTTCGGCGGTGGCGGTGAATTGAACCTCGTACCGGTCCTGGGACAAAGGCCGGACCCGCGAAGGCGCGTCGGGCTTTGGAAAACGCGTGGCGAGGAGCTGCTGGACCTGGGCCTTGGTCTTCGTGGATATCGCATGCAAAAGCTCTTCGTGATTCTCGTCCGTCAGGTGCTCACGCAGAAGAAGAAGCGCGGTCAGGTGGACCTCGCCGCGTTCGAGCATGCCCAATATTCGCGGGAATCGTCGTACGAGACGTGAGGCGGTGACGCGGCGCCATGCTTCGTCTTCGCTCATGGCGAGTTTGCGAACGCAATAGTCGAATAGCGAGGAGTACGCTGCCTCTAGATCCAGGCGTCGCTCTTCGACCTCGCCGAGATAGGCCAGTAATCGCGCGAGCAGAACGCGTCCTTGACCGACCAATGCATGAAGACCCGATAGCACCTCGGCATTCGAGAGATCTGCGAGTTTCATGCTCCGTGTCTACCATGGCCATTTCGCTCTCTTTCGTAGCCGCGCTGCCGCGCGATCGTCTCCAGGAACACCTTCGCGGTCGTCCCGTCCGAGATCGCGCGTAGGCGCGGCGATGGCTGGCCCCGCCGGCCATTTCAAGTTGAAGACGGCCATCGGCTAGTTTTTGCTCACGAAATGACGTCAAGGCAAATCGACGCACGACTCGCGCGTATGCTATGGATACTTCCTCGCTTTGCCATGATGTACGCCGCCCGCAACACCGAGCAGATCCTGCAAACGCTGCGCTGTGGCGGCGAGGTCGAAGACGAGGACTTCGACGCCTATTTGCCGCCGGGGCCGCGCCTGGCGTCGCGGCAGTATTGGACGCCGGTGGCGGTGGCCAGCTTGGCGGCGCAGTGGCTCTCTCGAGCGGGCGCGCGGCACGTGCTCGATGTGGGGTCCGGCTGCGGGAAGCTTTGTGTCGTCGGGGCGATCGTGAGCGAGCTCGCGTTCGTGGGGCTCGAGCATCGGCTGAACTTGGTGCGCATTGCACGCAAGTTGGCGCATCGCTTTGGCGTCGATGACCGGGCGACGTTTCGGCATGGGGCGCTGGTGGATGTGCCCTTCGAAGAGTTCGACGCCCTTTATTTCTACAATCCATTTGGCGAGAACGTCTTTGCCGAGGCGGAGCATCTCGATACCAATGTGGCGCTGACGCCGGAGCGGTTTCAAGACGATATTCGGCTGATGGAAGCGGTGCTCGAAAGGATGCCCGTGGGTTCGCGCATCGTCAGCTACCACGGTTTTGGCGGGCGCATTCCCGATGCCTACGAGCTCACGTGCAGTGAGCGGGCTCGGACGGGAACGTTGCGGCTCTGGACCAAGATGCGGCGGCAGGCGCAAGGCTGCTATTGGGTCGAGCGAGAGAACACGGCCGCGTTCCGAGATGCGCAGGATCAAGAGGCGCTTTCGGCCGCGAGGCGACCAGTCGATGCCATCAAGGACAACGTCGGGGTGCTTGCGGAGAAGTACGTCTATCCATCGCAGTAACTCATAACTAGGCGCGGCTACTTTCCACCGTAATCGTCGACCGGTGTGGCCTTGTCTGCGTCGGCCAGCGGCTGGTGCCAAGTGGCATTGATGCGCGTGACCACGGGGTCCATTTCCCTTTTTCGCGTGGCGGGATAGTCGATTTGGACGATGTAGAGATTACCATCTTCGCCCATCTTTTCCTTGCGCCAGAAGATGCGGTCTTTGTCCCGGCCCGATTGCCAGCA
It includes:
- a CDS encoding SMI1/KNR4 family protein, translated to MIEKFIAYASSYNPTFEHSIRGASPAEIQHAETLVGRPLPEYYRRYLIRMGHDDAGLKPVDDGAIKIENLIRYYTDSASSSDPLVVPPDCIIIANPVVFDVCLYCGGGSEPTVYHTEADTLYQLYAESLEKLLFQYAFRKYRMPLYPHTVSLGAPMGEDIPKLLKPAGEFAERMGFQRQWFSDSVRFCGETTNAAISMVEYEQEPGLGIRIDGTDRAELELLETKFRKHFDEIVR
- a CDS encoding class I SAM-dependent methyltransferase, with translation MMYAARNTEQILQTLRCGGEVEDEDFDAYLPPGPRLASRQYWTPVAVASLAAQWLSRAGARHVLDVGSGCGKLCVVGAIVSELAFVGLEHRLNLVRIARKLAHRFGVDDRATFRHGALVDVPFEEFDALYFYNPFGENVFAEAEHLDTNVALTPERFQDDIRLMEAVLERMPVGSRIVSYHGFGGRIPDAYELTCSERARTGTLRLWTKMRRQAQGCYWVERENTAAFRDAQDQEALSAARRPVDAIKDNVGVLAEKYVYPSQ
- a CDS encoding RHS domain-containing protein, with amino-acid sequence MTKLVDRRGYSFHYSYDSRGRCVHSTAEDGVEEVKLEYLEGATIVTLADGGEWVYEHHDGYLSRIIDPYGGEHRRELDDAGQLCAETDEAGRRFEIVRDHTGKGVGRRDSVGHIWAMGESPSEPDAYIAVNAREWEYGALLPEEHGLPIRRYLEVDRLPAHVVNALTPPPTGQMSVDFAERWKETPVQDLQGLPLRTERLDGTRRSWSYDESANRTRFTDADGSSWRWTFTSWNRIHQITNPLGITTELTHSPRLLISRVADPSGMTSEYAYDLKNRLTGVRRNGVVRETYAYDASNELVEKVDGRGKWLLRFQREDEGRLVKLQTATGERHELVYDTARRLSRGTAESPDGKKDTYGFDYDIWGRRTRDHRNAVGVERRFVSDQLAEIRVLGKFLTRYSRNQRNTVQVIDPTGAQHTVQTCHGGVLRRRMSNGMTEVSQYHPNGYCLAKIAYTQQEQRWSRFYERSSEGDVHAIHDSARGIHRFSYDAAHRLVGETLPSGETHAFKYSHGGTLLESPTLRGATVSGQKLYDANGSRLEYDHRDALCARHTPSGTFRLTHDARDQLVSMTGPGFGQWSARYDMLGRRIESTFNGKSTSFYWDSDRLAAEILPDKRLRIYIYIDDLALVPMMFVDYASVDADPKSGTRYFIFANHLGTPEVIQDDTGNVVWRARYEAYGTAHIEIGQDFHQPLRWPGHYFDAPTGLHYVRFRYYSPELGLFLESDPQGIRGGFNLHAYASGNPLRHVDVQGLSSNPCPDPKDPNQQQTPPVKESSQTENAPDAKAPKRPRRQELDGYPPYDPATVAMASRLAGALRNANLTHPPGAVCVIRHKDGSVSVGMSGSVAGQRAARAAIEPELANMKRDGTITGARIGKEQFRTDLGKRADNGDLARPSCAEPRAGDAAMRHPDSPPESMGTVSVPRPGEKKFKPEYADSRDPSQQAMCPCESCGDRGRVIMGQDKPIL
- a CDS encoding SMI1/KNR4 family protein, which gives rise to MIEEFIAYASAYNPVFAASIRGATPLQLAELERLVGRPLPAYYKEFLSRMGQDDVGLSAAEDATMAVDGIIDYYRNYIVPGERTIPPNCIVIGAYSQVMDVSLHCVGDDEPRVYFTEDHLYQPWADSLEKLLFRTAFQKFRGRQFSHELNIGPEKDLGRRRLLASASELAERLGFQRERFSDSVAFCGEHKVGAVQILQTDDAPIGIRLYGNNLNELEPIAAKFGAELGLITPADRGSRSR
- a CDS encoding HNH endonuclease, with the translated sequence MKLADLSNAEVLSGLHALVGQGRVLLARLLAYLGEVEERRLDLEAAYSSLFDYCVRKLAMSEDEAWRRVTASRLVRRFPRILGMLERGEVHLTALLLLREHLTDENHEELLHAISTKTKAQVQQLLATRFPKPDAPSRVRPLSQDRYEVQFTATAELKEKIEHTTNLMRHANPSGELSVLVERALDLLIATLEKSRLGKTERPVTAPPGQSTRPGYVRRAVRRKVFERDGMQCTFVDETGQRCESRTFLELDHRKPRARGGSDEASNIRVRCKRHNGWSAERDFGRNFIDKRKAEHPRQRVHESDIALRALIGMGFKVHQVRHALGIIEKRPHGRPPSIEGVLREALLLLTR